Proteins from a genomic interval of Colletotrichum higginsianum IMI 349063 chromosome 6, whole genome shotgun sequence:
- a CDS encoding Cytochrome b5: MAKTFTTQEVAQHKTDKDMWIIVEDGVYDITAFQSEHPGGEKILKRFAGKNATKVFWKYHNEKVLEKYGGKLRIGTVGESAKL; the protein is encoded by the exons ATGGCCAAGACGTTCACCACCCAGGAGGTCGCCCAGCACAAGACCGATAAGGACATGTGGATCattgtcgaggacggcgtctACGACATCACCG CCTTCCAATCAGAGCACCCCGGCGGCGAAAAGATTCTCAAGCGCTTCGCAGGCAAGAACGCGACAAAGGTGTTCTGGAAGTACCACAACGAAAAGGTTCTTGAGAAGTACGGCGGCAAGCTCCGCATCGGTACTGTTGGCGAGAGCGCCAAGTTGTGA
- a CDS encoding 1,3-beta-glucanosyltransferase codes for MKSVAAISALAALTVVSAKPTATEREAPIKARSLPVVSASGNAFYADGTRFYIRGVDYQPGGSSENVDPLADTTICGRDIPKFKDLGINTIRVYSVDNSKDHKECMQQLADAGIYLVADVNSPKYSINRADPHPSYNAVYLQSVFATVEEFAKYDNTLAFFSGNEVIHDEANTTLSAPYVKAVTRDIKNYMASRGLRHVPVGYSAADVADNRMQSAAYFNCGSDDARSDFFAFNDYSWCSSNFKEAGWDVKVKNFTDYGLPIFLSEYGCNTNTRTFNELEALMNDEMTGVYSGGLMYEYSMEANKYGIVEISGNNVEELDEYANFKSALSKYPTPTGDAGAAKTSHAVDCPTSDSVWMVDPTSIPTIPKQAEKYMTEGAGDGPGLNGDGSQTAGDSASEGETTGGTASPTASSAGSSGSGASGSSNAAPGMTFGGPIEKAPLAIAGIATLFTMFGAFLL; via the exons ATGAAGTCTGTCGCTGCCATCTCGGCCCTTGCGGCCTTGACCGTCGTCTCGGCCAAGCCTACTGCTACTGAGCGTGAAGCCCCCATCAAGGCTCGCTCCCTCCCCGTCGTTTCTGCTTCGGGTAATG CTTTCTACGCCGATGGCACTCGCTTCTACATCCGTGGTGTCGACTATCAGCCCGGCGGATCGTCTGAGAACGTCGACCCTCTTGCCGATACCACCATTTGCGGCCGTGACATCCCCAAGTTCAAGGACCTCGGCATCAACACCATTCGTGTCTACAGCGTCGATAACTCCAAGGACCACAAGGAGTGCatgcagcagctcgccgacgctGGCATctacctcgtcgccgacgtcaaCAGCCCCAAGTACTCGATCAACCGCGCTGACCCCCACCCCTCGTACAATGCCGTCTACCTACAGAGCGTTTTCGCCACCGTCGAGGAGTTCGCTAAGTACGACAACACtcttgccttcttctccggaAACGAGGTGATCCACGACGAGGCCAACACTACCCTGTCCGCTCCCTACGTCAAGGCCGTCACCCGTGACATCAAGAACTACATGGCCTCTCGCGGCCTCCGCCACGTCCCTGTCGGGTACTCGGCCGCCGATGTTGCCGACAACCGCATGCAGAGCGCTGCTTACTTCAACTGCGGCAGTGATGATGCCCGCAGCGACTTCTTCGCTTTCAACGACTACTCGTGGTGCAGCTCCAACTTCAAGGAGGCTGGCTGGGATGTCAAGGTTAAGAACTTCACCGACTACGGTCTCCCCATTTT CCTGTCTGAGTATGGCTGCAACACCAACACTCGTACCTTTAATGAGTTGGAGGCCCTCATGAACGACGAGATGACCGGTGTTTACTCCGGAGGTCTCATGTACGAGTACTCGATGGAGGCCAACAAGtacggcatcgtcgagatTTCTGGCAACAACGTGGAGGAGCTTGACGAGTATGCCAACTTCAAGAGCGCCCTGTCCAAGTATCCCACCCCTACCGGTGACGCCGGAGCCGCCAAGACCTCTCACGCTGTCGACTGCCCTACTTCCGACTCTGTCTGGATGGTCGACCCTACCAGCATCCCCACCATCCCTAAGCAAGCTGAGAAG TACATGACTGAGGGTGCTGGTGATGGCCCTGGTCTGAATGGCGATGGCTCCCAGACCGCTGGCGACAGCGCGTCCGAGGGCGAAACCACTGGCGGCACTGCCTCCCCCACCGCTTCCAGCGCCGGTTCTTCTGGCTCTGGTGCTTCCGGCTCCTCGAACGCCGCCCCTGGCATGACCTTTGGCGGTCCCATTGAGAAGGCCCCTCTGGCCATCGCCGGTATTGCCACCCTGTTCACAATGTTTGGTGCCTTCTTGTTGTAA
- a CDS encoding Actin polymerization protein, whose translation MADVDVAPTFGTELKDGFKPANTWVAHGISWLDEIQQFYRERSAIEKEYAAKLNALAKKYFEKKNKKSAPLSVGDTPAMTPGSLESASLTTWSTQLTTLEARADEHDRYGNNLLSQVAEPLKFLGTRFEELRKRHADYAGKLEHERDSQYADLRKTKAKYDGACQEVESKRKKSESSFDKAKAQSAYQQQILDMNNVKNTYLIAINVTNKQKERYYHEYVPEVMDSLQDLSEFRTMKLNGLWTIASQLEAAMLQSSKGLMEKLGTEISRNQPHLDSMMYIRHNLGTFQEPADKTFEPSPVWHDDDQMVVDESAKIYLRNVLSKSKAQLGDLRREVDKKRREVEAIKRIKQRIREGTEKKDEVMVVTQIFALQEDLHAVDRRRVTAEVETSTITSAVGDVSLGAKNHNFKAQTFKIPTNCDLCGERIWGLSAKGFDCRDCGYTCHNKCEMKVPADCPGEQTKEERKKLKAERQEAANSLLRPTASSPTNASDSPTLTRSNTMNSLSSGYAHSARRSITGGPTSPIDEAPPEPSTPRPAAPASTVSSTTTRKRVMAPPPAAYISELPGSAPNGSSSSEQQKGKMLYTFEASGDGEVSVPEGREVTMLEPDDGSGWVKVRAGYKEGIVPASYVDWTVAPASPMVAQNTGASARPESTYSNSGSSIGTAGAGKKKGPAVAPRRGAKKLKYVEALYEYTAQSDAEHSMAEGERFVLIKDDPGDGWAEVEKGGVTKSVPASYVQAV comes from the exons ATGGCTGATGTCGATGTTGCGCCGACTTTCGGCACTGAGCTCAAG GACGGCTTCAAGCCCGCCAACACCTGGGTGGCCCACGGAATATCATGGCTCGACGAGATCCAACAGTTTTACCGCGAGAGAAGCGCCATCGAAAAAGAATATGCTGCGAAGCTCAATGCCTTGGCCAAGAAGTACtttgagaagaagaacaagaagtcGGCACCCCTCAGTGTTGGCGACACGCCTGCCATGACACCGGGTTCTCTAGAGAGCGCTTCTCTGACGACCTGGTCCACGCAACTCACCACCCTCGAAGCCCGAGCCGACGAACACGATCGATACGGAAATAACCTCCTCTCACAGGTAGCCGAACCCCTCAAGTTCCTGGGTACCCGCTTTGAAGAGTTGCGCAAACGCCATGCCGACTATGCCGGCAAACTAGAGCACGAGAGAGACTCCCAGTACGCTGACTTGCGCAAAACGAAAGCCAAATACGATGGTGCTTGTCAAGAGGTGGAAAGCAAGCGCAAAAAGTCTGAATCGTCCTTtgacaaggccaaggcgcAAAGCGCGTATCAGCAGCAGATACTTGACATGAACAACGTCAAGAACACATACTTGATTGCCATCAATGTTACAAACAAGCAAAAGGAGCGCTACTACCACGAATACGTTCCCGAGGTTATGGATAGTCTGCAGGACCTATCCGAGTTCCGCACCATGAAGCTGAACGGTCTGTGGACCATCGCCTCGCAGCTGGAAGCCGCTATGCTGCAGAGCAGCAAGGGCCTGATGGAGAAGCTCGGAACAGAGATATCCCGGAACCAGCCTCACCTCGACTCCATGATGTACATTCGCCACAACCTCGGCACATTCCAGGAACCAGCCGACAAGACCTTCGAGCCCAGCCCAGTCTGGCACGATGACGACCAAATGGTCGTGGACGAATCGGCCAAGATCTACCTCCGGAACGTTCTCAGCAAATCCAAGGCGCAACTAGGGGATCTGCGTAGGGAAGTTGACAAGAAGAGGCGCGAGGTGGAAGCCATCAAGCGCATAAAGCAACGTATCAGGGAAGGCACTGAGAAGAAAGATGAGGTCATGGTGGTCACACAGATATTTGCACTGCAGGAAGATCTACATGCTGTCGACAGGAGGAGGGTTACCGCTGAGGTCGAGACTTCCACCATCACCTCGGCTGTAGGCGACGTATCGCTTGGCGCAAAGAACCATAACTTCAAGGCGCAAACCTTCAAGATACCCACTAACTGCGACCTATGCGGAGAGAGAATATGGGGCCTATCGGCGAAGGGCTTCGACTGCAGAGACTGTGGCTACACATGTCACAACAAGTGCGAGATGAAGGTTCCTGCCGACTGTCCGGGCGAACAGACCaaggaggaaagaaagaagctcaaggccgaACGCCAGGAAGCAGCCAACTCGCTTCtcaggccgacggcgtcctcgcccacAAACGCGTCGGATTCGCCGACTCTGACGAGATCGAACACGATGAACTCGTTGAGCTCGGGATATGCGCACAGCGCACGTCGGTCGATAACGGGGGGTCCGACGTCACCCATAGACGAGGCTCCGCCAGAGCCATCAACCCCTCGCCCTGCAGCTCCTGCATCGACTGTCAGCTCGACCACGACCCGTAAGAGGGTCATGGCTCCGCCCCCGGCCGCATACATCAGCGAGCTTCCGGGAAGTGCACCGAACGGATCGAGCTCATCGGAGCAGCAGAAGGGCAAGATGCTATATACGTTTGAAGCTAGTGGCGATGGAGAAGTTTCCGTTCCCGAGGGTCGCGAAGTGACGATGCTCGAACCGGATG ATGGTTCCGGCTGGGTCAAGGTGCGCGCTGGCTACAAAGAGGGCATTGTGCCGGCAAGCTATGTCGACTGGACGGTCGCTCCCGCATCGCCCATGGTTGCGCAAAACACCGGCGCGTCGGCACGACCAGAGTCGACGTACTCCAACTCGGGCTCCTCGATAGGAACAGCAGGAgcggggaagaagaaggggccAGCAGTGGCCCCGAGGCGCGGagccaagaagctcaagtACGTGGAGGCTTTGTACGAATACACAGCGCAGAGCGACGCAGAGCACAGCATGGCGGAGGGCGAGAGGTTTGTGCTCATCAAGGAcgaccccggcgacggctgGGCCGAAGTCGAAAAGGGCGGCGTAACGAAGAGTGTGCCCGCGAGCTATGTACAGGCAGTTTAG
- a CDS encoding ATP-dependent RNA helicase DBP5, with protein MADLASRITEPPAEGVAEDAQIPQADGNVEALGGSGLIENTYDVDVKLGDLQSDQTSTLYSAATFSDMNLPEPILRGLLSLNYQKPSKIQEKALPLMLADPPRNMIAQSQSGTGKTAAFVVTTLSRVDYSQLEQPQALILAPSRELARQIEGVVGKIGSFCEGLKVAAALPGALERNAPVRANVIVGTPGTVMDIVRRRQLDVSKLRLLVIDEADNMLDQQGLGDQCVRVKNMLPRDIQILLFSATFPDKVMGFAEKFAPKADQIRLKHTELTVKGISQMYIDCPTEQDKYEVLVKLYGLMTIGSSVIFVKTRESADEIKRRMEADGHRVSALHGAKDGPERDRLLEEFRSGQSKVLLTTNVLARGIDVSSVSMVINYDIPMKGRGDSEPDPETYLHRIGRTGRFGRIGVSISFVYDKKSFYALKQIADLYEIDLVQLDANDWDQTEEDVQKVIKSNRAKAAFAPSATDTGATNAAAKS; from the exons ATGGCCGATCTTGCCAGTCGCATCACAGAGCCTCCCGCTGAGGGCGTAGCAGAGGATGCGCAAATTCCCCAGGCTGACGGCAACGTCGAAGCTCTTGGCGGATCTGGTCTCATCGAAAACACCTACGATGTCGATGTCAAGCTGGGCGACCTTCAGTCCGACCAAACCAGCACCCTTTACTCTGCTGCGACCTTCAGCGACATGAACCT GCCCGAGCCCATCCTTCGCGGTCTCCTCAGCCTCAACTATCAGAAGCCCTCCAAGATCCAGGAGAAGGCTCTTCCCCTGATGCTTGCCGACCCTCCCCGCAACATGATCGCCCAGTCGCAATCCGGCACTGGTAAGACTGCCGCCTTCGTCGTTACCACTCTGTCCCGTGTGGACTATAGCCAGCTCGAGCAGCCTCAAGCTCTTATTCTTGCGCCCAGTCGTGAGCTTGCGCGTCAGATTGAAGGCGTCGTTGGCAAAATCGGTAGCTTTTGCGAGGGTCTTAAGGTGGCTGCAGCTCTTCCCGGCGCCCTTGAGCGCAACGCCCCTGTCAGAGCCAACGTCATCGTCGGTACTCCTGGTACCGTCATGGACATCGTCCGCAGACGCCAACTGGACGTGTCTAAGCTTCGGCTCCTTGTTAttgacgaggccgacaaCATGCTTGACCAGCAGGGCCTTGGCGATCAGTGTGTCCGCGTCAAGAA CATGCTCCCCCGCGACATTCAGATCCTCCTGTTCTCTGCCACTTTCCCGGACAAGGTTATGGGCTTTGCCGAGAAGTTTGCGCCCAAAGCTGATCAGATCCGTCTGAAGCACACTGAACTCACCGTCAAGGGCATCTCCCAGATGTACATTGACTGCCCCACCGAGCAAGACAAGTACGAGGTTCTAGTCAAGCTCTACGGTCTTATGACGATTGGCTCctccgtcatcttcgtcaag ACCCGCGAgagcgccgacgagatcAAGCGACGGATGGAGGCTGATGGCCATCGTGTGTCGGCCCTCCACGGTGCCAAGGACGGCCCCGAGCGTGACCGCTTGCTGGAGGAGTTCAGAAGTGGCCAGTCCAAGGTTCTTCTTACCACCAACGTGCTGGCCCGTGGTATCGATGTGTCTAGCGTGTCGATGGTTATCAACTACGATATCCCTATGAAGGGACGCGGAGATTCGGAGCCCGACCCTGAGACATACCTGCACCGTATCGGCCGCACTGGACGTTTCGGACGCATCGGTGTCAGTATTAGCTTCGTCTACGACAAGAAAAGCTTCTACGCTCTCAAGCAGATCGCGGACCTGTACGAGATCGACCTCGTGCAGCTTGATGCCAACGACTGGGACCagacggaggaggacgtGCAGAAGGTCATCAAATCGAACCGTGCCAAGGCCGCATTCGCACCGAGCGCCACCGACACCGGCGCCAccaatgccgccgccaagtCGTAG
- a CDS encoding peptidase family M48 — protein MTASTELIHFPTHFTFPIDFPDWSTSTTCRFSFRHFLLLLLLGCFAPRSRHRHPPLVAAVPPSLVPAVMFPFGALLRPPALRAAYRPSPSRPLAGVSPSGLLLRSRTRIPPFPTIRSPRAAHPHRFFSQTPRRPVLRPPTPGGYDPRNPAHREVLHEYHLRTARPLVTRSSFVRLAKSRGTHAVLLAAVLAAVGFYYANLQTVPVSGRTRFNCYTEAGVNRISDEQVKRVIHEVESQGGRFLPSWDPRSQMVARVMRRLIPVSGLDGQEWEVRVIDDPHTLNAFVLPGGKVFVHSGILRVTRNEDGLAAVLGHEIAHNLAQHVGERMSSSILSNILLGGLVMMSGMFPPAIILVQYLGSGLMDIVFNRPMGRLQESEADYIGLMLMAEACYDPREAVAFWRRMDMAAKRGHAEEVPELLSTHPSTEHRIEKHKEWMPKAIEKWEASDCKGTAGFANMFRRALDRGSIIVQF, from the exons ATGACGGCATCAACGGAGCTCATTCATTTTCCGACACATTTCACATTTCCCATTGATTTCCCCGACTGGTCAACAAGTACCACCTGTCGCTTTTCCTTTCGTCAttttctcctccttcttcttctagGGTGCTTtgcgccgcggtcgcgacACAGACACCCGCCTCTTGTCGCTGCTGTCCCCCCTTCCCTGGTGCCCGCCGTCATGTTCCCCTTCGGCGCCCTCTTGCGGCCGCCCGCCCTCCGCGCCGCAtaccgcccgtcgccgtctcgcCCACTGGCCGGCGTCTCCCCGTCCGGTCTCCTCCTGCGATCGCGTACTCGAATCCCTCCCTTCCCGACAATACGAAGCCCTCGCGCCGCGCACCCCCACCGATTCTTCTCCCAAACCCCTCGCCGGCCCGTCCTCCGGCCGCCCACGCCGGGCGGCTACGACCCGCGCAACCCGGCGCACCGCGAAGTCCTCCACGAATACCATCTGcggacggcgcggccgcTCGTCACCAGGTCGAGCTTCGTGCGGCTCGCCAAGTCGCGCGGCACCCACGCCGTCCTCttggccgccgtcctcgcggccgtggGCTTCTACTACGCCAACCTACAGACGGTGCCCGTCTCGGGCCGCACGCGCTTCAACTGCTACACCGAGGCTGGGGTCAACCGCATCTCAGATGAGCAGGTCAAGCGCGTCATCCACGAGGTCGAGTCGCAGGGCGGGCGGTTCTTGCCCTCGTGGGACCCGCGCTCGCAGATGGTCGCACGCGTCATGCGGCGGCTGATCCCCGTGTCCGGGCTCGACGGGCAGGAGTGGGAGGTCCGCGTCATCGACGATCCGCATACACTCAACGCCTTCGTGCTGCCCGGCGGCAAGGTTTTCGTGCACAGCGGCATCCTGCGCGTGACGCGCAACGAAGACGGGCTGGCGGCCGTTCTAGGCCACGAGATCGCACACAACCTCGCGCAGCACGTCGGTGAGCGCATGAGCTCGTCCATCCTTTCCAACATCCTGCTGGGCGGCCTCGTGATGATGTCGGGCATGTTCCCGCCGGCCATCATACTGGTGCAGTACCTGGGGTCCGGGCTGATGGACATCGTCTTCAACAGGCCCATGGGCCGGCTACAGGAGAGCGAGGCCGACTATATCGGGTTGATGCTCATGGCGGAGGCATGCTACGACCCTCGCGAGGCCGTGGCGTTCTGGCGGCGGATGGACATGGCGGCCAAGAGGGGCCACGCGGAGGAGGTGCCCGAGTTGCTCAGCACGCACCCTTCG ACCGAACATCGAATCGAAAAGCACAAGGAGTGGATGCccaaggccatcgagaagTGGGAGGCCAGCGACTGCAAGGGGACGGCCGGCTTCGCCAACATGTTCCGGCGGGCGTTGGACCGGGGAAGCATCATTGTACAGTTCTAG
- a CDS encoding Duf821 domain-containing protein, translated as MLQRRAMRRLWPIIVASALCLVVYSLFCPHGGLQIRLAGRSYDYLLPQHSEFRPWTGTAGDFNNLHLTEEQCQVAFPGLTEGIDATVVEGEFRLGLGDISVSLLGQIKDNKILVLQAPRPVDMSDQWLEVGDIPSFSFNKSFEQQRLEATADIYQRQNAALHQLNRALTTSPTPLPNTHFNLYIQDTPVSRSWSHSRPAISPAPKHIFTIPHFSFWAWNQPFIRSIPHAAAAIANIEASLPFDLKNPRAVWRGTAWFNNGASANPRSRQELLRVTKDAEWADVQALDWVNSGGNATNALMIEHFCQHKYIIHTEGVSYSGRLQFHQLCESVLLSPPMEWMQHTSHLAKPVYSSVLLGRHQEAYTDSVATKKLQNGYPSSTATMAWPVTVGPGEANMVFVNPDWSDLQATIHWLEDHAEVARGIARRQRALFSEGGYLSPAAEVCYWRALVRGWSRVVRIDHAIRGGNEPESFEEFVTRTKAVRERH; from the coding sequence ATGCTCCAAAGACGGGCTATGCGACGGCTTTGGCCCATCATCGTGGCTTCCGCTCTGTGCCTGGTCGTCTACAGTCTTTTTTGCCCACATGGCGGGCTTCAGATTCGGCTGGCAGGGCGATCCTACGACTACCTGCTGCCCCAGCATTCTGAGTTTCGCCCTTGGACTGGCACAGCGGGCGACTTCAACAACCTCCATCTGACCGAGGAACAGTGCCAAGTGGCGTTTCCTGGTCTGACGGAAGGGATAGACGCGACCGTTGTTGAGGGCGAGTTCCGtctgggcctcggcgataTCTCCGTGTCGCTATTGGGGCAGATTAAAGACAACAAGATACTAGTCCTTCAAGCTCCAAGACCAGTGGACATGTCAGACCAGTGGTTGGAGGTTGGTGACATCCCGAGCTTCTCATTCAACAAGAGTttcgagcagcagcgtctGGAAGCAACGGCTGACATATACCAGCGACAAAATGCCGCCCTCCATCAGCTGAACCGAGCACTTACAACCTCACCGACCCCCCTTCCCAATACGCACTTCAACCTCTACATCCAAGACACTCCCGTATCTCGTTCATGGTCCCATAGCCGGCCTGCTATATCCCCGGCTCCAAAACATATCTTTACCATCCCCCACTTCTCCTTCTGGGCATGGAACCAGCCCTTCATCCGCTCCATCCCGCACGCGGCGGCCGCTATTGCCAACATCGAAGCCAGCCTTCCCTTCGACCTGAAAAACCCGCGTGCAGTGTGGCGAGGGACTGCTTGGTTCAACAACGGCGCCAGCGCGAACCCAAGATCACGACAAGAGCTTTTGAGGGTTACCAAGGATGCCGAGTGGGCCGATGTGCAGGCGCTGGACTGGGTAAACAGCGGAGGAAACGCAACCAACGCGCTCATGATCGAACACTTTTGCCAGCACAAGTATATCATTCACACGGAAGGGGTGTCATACTCTGGTCGTCTGCAGTTCCATCAGCTCTGTGAAAGTGTCCTCTTGAGCCCGCCCATGGAGTGGATGCAACACACGTCACACCTCGCCAAGCCGGTTTACTCGAGCGTCTTGCTGGGCCGACACCAGGAGGCATACACCGACAGCGTGGCGACAAAGAAGCTCCAGAACGGGTACCCGTCATCGACGGCTACGATGGCCTGGCCTGTGACGGTCGGCCCGGGAGAAGCAAACATGGTGTTCGTCAACCCAGACTGGTCCGACCTCCAAGCGACAATCCATTGGCTGGAAGACCACGCCGAGGTGGCTCGCGGCATTGCTCGCCGGCAGCGAGCTTTGTTCTCCGAAGGCGGGTACTTGAGCCCTGCGGCTGAAGTCTGTTACTGGCGGGCACTTGTCAGAGGTTGGAGCCGAGTTGTTCGCATCGACCACGCCATTCGGGGAGGGAACGAGCCCGAAAGCTTTGAGGAGTTTGTCACTAGGACCAAAGCGGTCCGGGAGAGGCACTGA
- a CDS encoding Methyltransferase yields the protein MSPAAVMSFYPPGAVNGRLHGFEFTFEAIPDKTSLHDSHIEVDPDPHEGETDSLPDDVECFPRHFGRTYHAYRAGSYVFPNDPAEQERLDLQSLALTELFNGRLHFAPIAAEGSPRRVLDVGTGTGAWAMDMGDMYPEARVIGVDLSPIQSNAVPPNVHFYIEDAAQPWAWPDPFDYIHTRVLLGSFGDFKNEVIQQAFDSLQPGGWLESQDFNLEAVSDDGTLTPDAPLSRWVHDMNYASELIGRPLSRSHLLYQWYEEVGFVDVRQRVFKIPINGWAKNPRHKHVGKLWEQNFLDGLSGFSMALFTQVLEKRQEEVQVSLVDVRRDISNMHIHAYQHVWVVWGRKPYPGETIPPRSSSEDRAMAQ from the exons ATGTCACCGGCTGCCGTGATGTCTTTTTACCCGCCCGGTGCCGTCAATGGCCGCCTCCATGGCTTCGAGTTCACTTTCGAGGCCATCCCCGACAAGACATCCCTGCACGACAGCCACATAGAAGTCGAT CCCGATCCTCATGAGGG CGAGACCGACTCTCTacccgacgacgtcgagtgTTTTCCTAGGCATTTCGGCAGGACGTATCACGCTTACAGAGCGGGCT CCTACGTGTTTCCCAACGACCCTGCGGAGCAAGAGCGTTTAGACCTGCAGTCGCTGGCTCTTACGGAGCTGTTCAATGGCAGGTTACACTTTGCGCCAATAGCCGCAGAGGGCTCTCCCAGACgagtcctcgacgtcggcacaGGGACGGGAGCTTGGGCCATGGACATGGGAGACATGTATCCGGAAGCCCGTGTTATTGGAGTCGACCTGTCGCCCATCCAAAGCAACGCCGTGCCGCCCAACGTTCATTTTTACATCGAGGACGC CGCGCAACCATGGGCATGGCCAGATCCATTCGACTACATCCACACCCGCGTGCTCCTTGGATCCTTCGGTGACTTCAAGAACGAGGTCATCCAGCAGGCCTTTGACTCTCTCCAGCCGGGCGGCTGGCTCGAGTCCCAGGACTTcaacctcgaggccgtcagcgacgacggcacgcTGACGCCGGACGCGCCCCTGTCCCGCTGGGTGCACGACATGAACTACGCGAGCGAGCTCATCGGCCGCCCGCTGTCGAGGTCGCATCTGCTGTATCAGTGGTACGAGGAGGTTGGCTTCGTCGACGTGCGGCAGCGGGTGTTCAAGATCCCCATCAATGGGTGGGCCAAGAACCCCCGTCACAAGCACGTCGGGAAGCTCTGGGAGCAGAACTTCCTCGACGGGCTGAGCGGGTTCAGCATGGCCCTGTTCACGCAGGTCCTGGAAAAGAGACAGGAGGAGGTGCAG GTTTCACTGGTGGATGTGCGTAGAGACATCTCCAACATGCACATACACGCTTACCAACATGTCTGGGTCGTCTGGGGTCGCAAACCGTACCCGGGCGAAACGATCCCTCCGAGGAGTTCATCGGAGGACAGGGCCATGGCCCAGTGA